Within Aspergillus oryzae RIB40 DNA, chromosome 2, the genomic segment GGACTTTAACGACACGAAAAAGGCTAAATACCTCGCCAATAGCCATAGAGTGGATATAATTGCCGAGGGGTAAAGTCATATGACTTGGATGAATACTATCGATATAGACTCTTGTGGAATACAAGACTCTCATAGAGCAATTGATATTCATTATTACTTCGTGAGTAAAATCTGGGACTGTGAGGCCATATGGCGCATAGGCATAAAGGGTAGAAATATGATAGAAATTATGTCCAAGGCATATCACCCAAATGTGACCCTAGAGACACTCTTCTAGATATAACTATAGAGAAACTACACGCCGGTGACTAGTTAGGTGGGTCACCAGCAATCCCTGACAAAACAGGAAAATGGATGTCTATTACTTAggataagagaaaaataTAGTAGAAAACACTTATTGCAAGTACTGACGATATAATACCTATTTAGATGGTTCTGTATGTTGGATTCAACTGTCCAATGGCTttgatagaaaagaaaagagtgtTGGCAGATACTGTATTCTAATTGGTGGTTGGGACAATATATAACGCCATCTTAAGAGCGATTggcctcatcttccttgttcCACCGATCCCTTTACTATCTTTGTTCCTCCCCTGCATTCTTTATTTAGTGCATCCGACAATGACTCACAGGTATTGAATGTACTTGACATAATGGGACAATAACACTCTTTACGTGTATTCATACTCCCCCCAATCTGCGACTATAAATGCCCCAGTTTTGACCGCTATTCATTGACTCACAAAAAATCGAGCAACATGACAGCTGACGAAGAATCGCCGTTTTTGCAGTCACCTCCCACCCCAGAAAGACCTGTGTCTGACCTTGAACGAAGACGAAGGTCTGATCGAGCCAACAAATTGGTCATCTATGGTTCTTTTGTCGGTGAGTGTTTTACAAATGAGAAGGTGCCAGGAATGTGCTGACAACTCTCAGGCGTGTTCCTTGCGTCCGCCGACGAGTCACTTGTCATCTCAACATGGAGCTCCATCGCGTCGCAATTTAATCGTCTGTCTCAAGGGTCATGGCTGCTAGTCGCATATAATTTTGGTTATTGCGTCTCATTGCCGGTGGTAAGTCGCTCAGAAACGGTCCACTCTGTGATACTTACGCAATTTGGTTAGTATGGTACGCTCAGCGACATATATGGACGGAAAAATGTCCTCCTCTGGGCTTACTTTCTGTTCGCTTTGGGATGTCTGGCATGGTGAGTCATCCGGGTTCCATCCATCTCCCTGGAGGCTACTAAGGGGATACAACGCAGTGGCGCTAGTGGCTCCTTGATCCAGCTCATTCTGGCTAGAGTATTAGCTGGCATTAGTGGCGGTGGTATGGTTGCTCTGGTGTCCATTATCATTACCGGTACGTTCATACCTGATGCACATTCCTAGACCTAACAATTGATAGATTTGATGCCTTCTAACGAGGTGGCACTGTTTCGAGGATATGCTAATGTAGTCAATGTGGCTGGCCGCAGCTTGGGAGCCCCAGTTGGGGGCTTTCTGATCGCGACACTCGGGTGGAGATGGTTTGTTTCTAGTTAGCATCTTGGGTGCGACGTTACAACGCTTACTATAGTCCAGGGCCTTTCTAGGGCAACTCCCCCTCATCATTATTTGTATTCTGGTCGCATATTACGGTCTTCCCTCGTCGTTAAACCAAAGTAAGGCAGATAGCGACCAAGATGATTCTCGATCTCGAGCTTCAGATCTCGACTATGGAGGTATTATCAGTCTTGCTACCGCAATCCTCATTCTGCTATTCTTGATCCAAAGCTTGAGCACGACAGATGATCAACCCGGCCTGCCCTACGTATTAGCCCCTGCTTTCGCAATCGCCATTGCAGTGTTCGTTCTCACAGAAGCATACTGGGCCAGAAAGCCATTGATACCGTTAAGCCTGCTAAAATGCTCCTTGGGAGGGTACTGTGTGGGGCAATTGTTGTTAATCACAGGTCGCTCGGCAGTGAGTACAATGTTGCAACAACCCTGTTTCACTACTGACAGATCACTTGTATATAGCTTAGCAGTAATATGGTACCATACTTCGTCCGAATTGAAAAAGTGACTGATTTTCTGGCATCATTTACCTACGTCGTCACTGCGGTGGGTGTCTCAGTCGGCGGCCTGATTTCAGGTGCCATCATCAAACGGTGAGTTGCAGGCCAACATATCCGGTGTTCGCTACTAATGAAGGTGACAGAACGAAGCAATATAAAACAATGACTGTAATAGCAGTGGTATCTACTGTCTTGCTGTCTATTTTAATCTTCATTCGCTACCGCGATGGTTGCTATACCTGGGAGCTAATTTATCTTTTCCCTTCGGGCCTTTCAAATGGCATACTCTTCTCCACGCAATTCATTGGCATGTCTTTGGCGGCACCTAAAGAGCGGCTGGCGACTTCGATTGGGATATACTACCTCTCCCAGCAATTGGGGTTCATTGTCGGTCCGGCCGCTTCGGTCGCTGTTGTTCAGCGGCTCTTCGCCCATAGGCTTTCAGAAAGTCTggaaggattggaagaaaaaCAGGTGCGTATAACTGACCTGAAACAATGTTGAGGCTAATGATTTTGATATAGTGTATTGGTAAAGTCATTAATGATCTGAGATACTCTGAGAGCTTACCGGAAAGACTCCAGAGTATCGTCCGATCGAGCTATCTGTATGGGTTTCAATTTGTACCATGTAAGTTCAATCTAACCCCCAAAGTAGCTGGAGACAGCAGAGGCTGACAAAAATAGTGCTTGGCACGGTGTCCACTTTGATCTTGTTGCCAATTGTGCTATtacaaaaggaaagaagaatcgAATGAGATTCGTTCCAAAGCAAACTATGGATGGCTGGGCCACAACAATGCATGATTGAACCATGGGACATTGTGCATAGGAGACGTGGTGTGTAGAAGGGAACATCCGAAACCACCGGATTCTATCATGGGAACTGTGGGTTATAGGTAGTCTACATTTGGGACTGGAACTGGATCGACAAGTCATTGAACTAATAACTTGGCTTTTCTGCGCCACGAGCTTGAAACTGTTTAACCGATCATTAGTACAAGGGTTAACACATTGGAACCAGGTCTCTCATTCGATGTGCCCTAACTCCACCCCATCCCTTATTTCGAAACAATATAGACCTGAGATCGAGATTCCACCAGCGTATTCTCAACAAATCACCAGTATCCATGAAGATAAGGCAGCCCTATATTGCCAAAGTGGGGCTGTGAGAAGCGAAATTCTCTTGCGTACGGTTGCGACGCGTCACCAGGGGGCCGGGATGCCGTGAGAAACCCGATAGTCATACTGAAGAGCTCCACTCTGAGGCCGTTTAAACCACCCAAACACCTCGGGTTTTCCGACCGGCACTGATGTCGTAGACCGGTTACGACGAATGCCGTTCTACTACGATCAGCCATTACTTCATAGGGAAAAGCTTGGCCATCCTCAATCCCCGGGTGTGGGAGCGTCATTTTCTATTACCGTAGAAGATCAGCGCCCACAAAATGTAATGCAGTTCGGTACTATTGAATCACGAAGTATAAATAGAGCATACACCCCCTAACAGTTACGATATGATCAATAGTTGCCTAATTTCAGTCTATCGTGTATACAATTTTTGCCTAACTAGAGTCGTTCATTCGCTTTCTTATATCGTTCTTTGGTAAGATGAGGTTCGTCTCACTTGCCGTAGGGGCAGCCTTGCTAGGCGCTGCAGGCGcctcctcgatttcttccaatgTAGGCTTGCTCAAAGCCAATGGTGGTCAGTTTCCTCACATAAGGCAAACCTGAATAAACAGGCTAATATACGAATAGTTGCGCTCGGAAACTGGGAAGCTGCCTACGAGAAAGCATCCGCTTTTGTCTCAGGCCTGACCACTGATCAGAAACTGGCTTTGATCACGGGTAGTAATGTTGAGTCGGCTAATGGAAACTTCACTCCCCTCTACTTCCTCGACGGAGACATGGGTCTTCAGGACTTCTATTATGTTTCTGCTTTCAGCTTGTCCTCGGCTCTTGCGATGACCTGGGATCGCGACGCTATTTATGAGCAGGCTAAAGCTGTCGGATCGGAGTTCTATAACAAGGGTGTTCAAGTGGTCGCTGGACCCACGTCTCAGCCATTGGGGCGTACCCCTTGGGGTGGTCGTGGCGTCGAAGGGTTTGGCCCGGATCCTTATCTCAATGGCTTGGCTACTGGACTCACCACCAAGGGCTATGTTGATGCTGGAGTGATACCGGGTGGTAAGGTGAGATATACTTTCCTAATCCCCGGACACTTTGTAATTTACTTATATGCGATCCGTGTGTCGATAGCACTTCCTCTTATACGAGCAAGAAACCAACAGGACCTCCAGTTTTGGAAGCAGCGGAGAAGGCTCTCCCTACTCCTCCAATGCGGATGACAAAACCATCCATGAAACATATCTGTGGCCATTCTACGATGCAGTGAAGAATGGCGCTGGCGCGGTGATGTGCGCAATGACCAAGGTCAACGGCACCATGGCTTGCGAGAATTCGGATcttctgatgaagatgttgaagacggAACTTGGCTTCCCGGGTATGGTCTGGCCTGACATGAATGGTCAAAACAGCGCCAAGGGATCAGCTTTGGGTGGTGAGGACTATGGATCGAGTTCTATCTGGAGTACTTCGACCATGGAAAGTTTCTTGTCGAACGGTACCCTCAGTGAGGCTCGCTTGAACGATATGGCCATCAGGAATCTGATAGGTTACTATTACGTTAACCTGGACAACGGCCGCCAGCCTACAAGGCAAACGACAGATGTCTATGTGGACGTTAGAGCTAACCATTCCAAGCTGATTCGAGAGAACGGAGCGAAGTCCATGgcgttgttgaagaatgAGGGTGTGCTGCCGCTAAGCAAGCCCCATGTTATGAGTATCTTTGGAGCTCACGCTGGCCCTATCATGGGCGGCCCGAATAGTAATGTCGATGTCATGGGCTCCGGTCCGACCTATCAGGGTCACCTGGCCACAGGCTCGGGATCCGGAATGGCATCTATGCCCTATTTGATCACTCCCTACGATGCCCTGACTAACAAGGCGGCCCAAGACGGAACAGTGTTGCGTTGGGTGTTAAACGATACTTACAGCTCTGGGGGAGGCTCTTCGCTAGTTCCATCGAGTACGTCCTCTACTGCCGTGGAGCCGTCCTTTGAGAACTTTGCCACCGGATCGGATATCTGCCTGGTCTTCATAAATGCCCTGGCTGGAGAAGGTGCGGATCGAACCGAGCTATATAACGCAGACCAAGACGCTATGGTGAACACGGTTGCGGATAACTGCAACAACACAGTCGCGGTGGTCAATACTGTTGGACCGCGACTGCTGGATCAGTGGATCGAGCACGATAACGTTACAGCCGTTCTCTATGGATCTCTCCTCGGACAGGAATCGGGTAACTCAATCGTGGACCTTCTCTATGGCGACGTCAACCCATCCGGCCGTCTTGTCCACACCATTGCCAAGAACGAGAGTGACTACAATGTTGGACTTTGCTATACCGCCCAATGCAACTTCACCGAAGGTAAGCCGAACTTATTGATCCCTCAATATCCACACCACCACACACCTCacccatccatcccatcGAATCTAACCAACGACAAACAGGAGTCTACCTCGACTACCGCTACTTCGACGCCCACAACATCACCCCCCGATACCCCTTCGGCCACGGCCTCTCCTACACCACCTTCCACTACTCATCCCTAGCCATCAAAGCCCCCTCATCCATAACGAAAGCACCAAAAGGCAACCTCACCGTCGGCGGCCCCAGCGACCTCTGGGACGTCGTAGGAACCGTCTCCGCCCGCATCGCCAACAACGGCACCCTTTCCGGCGCAGAGGTTCCTCAGCTCTATCTCGGCTTCCCCGATTCGGCAGATCAACCCGTTCGTCAGTTGAGGGGGTTCGATCGTGTTGAACTTTCAGCTGGGCAGGAAGCGGTTGTTACTTTTAATTTGCGGCGGAGGGATATCTCTTATTGGAATCTGAAGACTCAGCAGTGGATGGTTGCTGGGGGGAAGTATACGGTCTTTGTGGGGGGGAGTTCGAGGGATTTGAGGTTGAATGGGAcgttttttctttgggttggGTCTTAGGTATGTTGCCTGATACAGTATTTCTAGGGGTACATGCTCTTGGAGGTTATCAGGTAAATAAATTAGGAGTGGGCCATGATAGTCGAAGGAGGATCGGGAAGGTTGATTTGCTAGATGCTAACACCTACCGCTGAAGATGTGGATGATCATAGTCACCCAGGCTATATAAACCACAAAAACGTCTCTCACAGCCAATCTTTCTCCACAGTCCATGCCTAGACATTCATTAGTTATTTCAtaatctcctcttctctcacGACAACGCATTGGCATTACACAAAGGACCCGTCCCTCTGCCGTCAAACTGAACTGAACCCCGTACCTACGATCCACCCCGCAGACCTTCTATCTGGGGACAATATAGATCTATACCCATGTCTACAAGGGAGACAGCCATGAGCGAAAGACATTTGGTGGAAAATTCATTATTGCTGAATGGCGCTAAGGCTGGCCCCACATGACCACAACTTCCATGCAATAGGACACGGCAAATAGGCTATTGAAATGAGGATAATTTTGAAACTCAATTTCCCCAGATATTACTTCAGGCTAAAAATGTAAACATTATTGATAGTGCGCAGGCTAAAGTCCCTGCTTTTGTATAGGGACGTCCGTGGTACATAAAGGCgaccctttttttccccaaTAAAATCACAAAACATACAAAATATGGCCCTCGTCTTCCAGTCGTTATGAAGCTGATTTGGCCTACGTCTCTTCTCTTTACGGCCCTGGTGGCAGCCGAACCGTACCTTCTATTCAGTTCCGGTACAAGTGAGTACCAACTCGCGAGTAACACAACTGCACCAGCTGTATGGGTCGCGCAGAATGAGCCTGTTGGGGTTCTCCGAGCCGCACACGATTTGGCCAATGACTTTGGCCGCGTGCTCGGTGTCAACGGAACCGTTAATGTCTTCGATACCGACATCTCGGAGTCCCCTGGGAAGgctgtcatcatcaccgGAACGGTGGGACAGTCTACTCCCATCGACCAGCTAGTTTCCGACGGGAAGCTCGACGTATCTCTGATTGAGGGCAAATGGGAATCATACGTCTCCCGGATCGTCGAGAACCCCTTCCCCAATGTTACATGGTCCCTCGTCGTAGCTGGCAGTGACAGGCGGGGCACAATCTATGGTCTGTACGACATTTCTGAGCAGATGGGGGTTTCGCCGTGGTACTGGTGGGCGGACGTCCCCGTGAAGACTAAGACCGGCATCTGGGTCGCGCCGGAGGGCACGTTCCAGAAATCCCCATCCGTTAAATATCGCGGGTTCTTTATCAACGATGAGTCGCCGGCGCTATCAGGTTGGGTTGCCGAGAACTTTGGGACTAAGTTTAATAGCGCCTTCTATCGGCATATCTTCGAGCTCTGCCTTCGACTCAAGGGCAATTATCTCTGGCCGGCTATGTGGGGCAAGATGTTCTATGTCGATGATGTCGATAATGGGCAGCTGGCGCATGAATACGGGATCATCATGGGCACGAGCCACCACGAGCCGATGGCCCGGTCCGAGCAGGAGCAAAAGACTTACCTGGATGGAGAGTGGAACTGGAACGAGAACCAGGCAAACATCACGACCTTCTTCCAGCAGGGAATTGACAGGGCCAAGCACTGGGACACAATATGGACCATGGGAATGCGCGGAGAAGGGGATGTCGCATCACCTACCTTGACAGCAGCCGACCTTGAAGAGTTGATTCATGCGCAGCAGAAGTTATTAGTGGAATCATTCAACGCTAGTGATCCCGCTAGCATTCCTCAGACCTGGGTGCTATACAAGGTGAGTCAACGTTTACTATTTGTCACACGAAATGTCTCTGACGACTCGCATGAAGGAGGTCAGTGATTACTATGCGGCAGGAATGGAGGTGCCAGAATCTGTTACCCTTCTTTGGACCGATGACAATTCGGGCAATCTCATCCGTGTGCCCATTGCCAATGAGACTTCTCGGGTAGCAGGCGCAGGCGTGTACTATCATTTTGACTACGTCGGCAGTCCACGGAGCTACAAGTGGATCAACTCAATCCAGCTGGTCAAGACATGGGAGCAGATGCATCTAGCCTACCAGAAAAGCGCCCGGCAAATATGGATTGCGAATGTCGGAGACATCAAGGGGCTCGAGGTGCCATTGACGCACTTTATGGATATGGCGTATGATATGGATCGCTTTACCAGTACGGATTCTACCACAAAATGGCTGAAGCGCTGGGCTGCCCGGGAGTTCAACGAACGGATTGCCGACCGTACTGCCGATATTCTCAATCATTATGGAACACTTGTTGCGCGCCGCAAGTACGAGCTCCTCAGCCAGTTGCCATTTGCATTCAGCACGATCTACTACGACGAAGCAGAGGCCAACCTGGCCCAATGGGAGAGTCTACTGGCCCAGACGCAGAGTGTTTACAGTTCTCTTGACCAGGCAACCCGAACTCCCTTTTTCGAAATGTTTTTGCACCCGGTGCTGGCCGGAAAGACCGTTGTGGATCTTTACACGAAGACCGCATTCAACGCACTATACCACCAGCAAGGCCGGATCAGCACAAACCGCCTTGCCCAAAAAGTGCATGATTTGTTTACTGAAGATTCCGCAATCACGGAGCGATATCACGGTGTCAAAGGAGGCAAATGGAGGCCGGTCATGGATCAGGTTCACATTGGCTACAGTTCATGGGACGACCCCGTGGACAACACTAACGTCATGCCAGCTTTGAGCTATATAGCAGCACCCCAGGGTGCTGGGGGCATCGGAATCGCTGTACAGGGCAGTGCAGCATCCTACCCAGAGCAGAAAACATTACGCCTCCTCTCCATGGACCCTTACATGCCTCCGTCAGAGTCGCggtatattgatatattcGCTCGCAAAAACACCACAGTCACGTactccatttcctccaacacctcctaTGTCACGGTCTCAAACGCAAGTGGGTCAGTATCGGCATCTAGTAATATCTCCGACGTGCGCAGCACCATTACGGTTGATTGGGCTTCTGCAGAGCCGGGCTTATCACACACCGAACTGCAAGTGCGAGCGGGTGATGGGTTTACCGCCGCCCTCGTACTTCCTGTCAACAACACCTTCGTCCCTACAAACTTTACCGGTTTTGTCGAGTCGAATGGCGTCATCTCCATCGAAGCAAGCCACTATACCAGTGCCGAGACGAAAAGCAACGTCTCGTATGTCGAGATCCCGCATTACGGACGCACCCTCTCTGCCGTCATGCCCTGGCCGGTGACGATGGGGACGCAACATCCCAACACCGGGCCTGCGTTGCGATACTCCCTGTACACTACGACCGCGTCGCCCAGCGCAAGGCTCATCATTAGTCTCGGTGCCTCGCATAACCATGACCCCACGCGGTTGATCAAATTTGCCTATTCACTGGACGGATCGGTGCCCGTTACCGTCCGCCCGGTGTCTACTGTGCCGCCCTACAAGGAAGGCCAGGCCTGGCAGCAGGCGGTGATCGAAAACGGCTGGACATCGGTGATCGAGCTCCCTGGTGAGGTTGGGACGGGCGAGCATGAGTTGTCACTGTGGCTTCTTGAGCCAGGTGTGGTCTTGCAAAAGATTGTTTTGGACATGGGGGGTTATCAGGACTCGGCGCTGGGCTCGCCTGAGAGTATGAGAGTTGGTGTATGATATGTGTAACTATATTTTGTCATGGTGAGGAGGGGGGTCTAGGATGCGAAGCTCGAACATTTGAACTGACTCCGGTTAATAAGAATTTACATAGACCAGTGGATTTATAGGTGAGATTCTCAAATTTTCGGGGGATAGTAAGAATTTATATAGGAAATCGAATTCGCCACTATAGCTAGTATCACTTAGAAGGCTTTCTCACTTTCCGGGGCCTCATCTAGTGAGGTATTACAGTAGCTTCACCCAACTACACAAGCTCAAGCGGTTGATACTAGAGGACGAAGAGCATCGCCGGCTCACCAGCTCGAAGTTTTTGCAAGCATTGCCATAGCTTTCAAATGATACCTTACTTACTGAATGATCTTTTTCTGTGTAGCTCCTCAAGCATGTCACACAGTCGTTTTAAACTTTTATTTATCAcctttccaattcttcagCCGACTTCAACTGTTCTCCCCCATTTACCCTCTGGTCCACCAATGCATTAATTCGCCAACGATCTTTTGtcccctttctcttctgacaACATCTTGGAACTGCCAGGACCTTTTTCCCAATAAAGTCAGCCGGGTCAACCGCGAACAAAAGCCAGGTATTTGCATAAACGCGGTTATCATCCTCAATCTCAATGATGTTAACCTGTAACACCTCGGGGTAGGGATCATCAGCTGGCACAAGATGGTCGAATGTCACACCGTAATAGTCAATCTGCCTTACCAGGTCATTGGAAAACGTTAGTCTTATGCATTTTATATCTGGGTGAGTAGGTAAGATAAGGATTAAGGCAAGCTTACTCATTCGGATACTTCTCTGGCGTCCAACCCACGTATTCATCTCTCACTACTAGATCGCCTGTGACTTCTT encodes:
- a CDS encoding uncharacterized protein (predicted transporter (major facilitator superfamily)), whose product is MTPSRPSISWDEVNNAPHEVEWSEGLIGAPAAYQAAEKYEEHVAANGKYFPYSIFLSNLRMEPSNLLLSVFLASADESLVISTWSSIASQFNRLSQGSWLLVAYNFGYCVSLPVYGTLSDIYGRKNVLLWAYFLFALGCLACGASGSLIQLILARVLAGISGGGMVALVSIIITDLMPSNEVALFRGYANVVNVAGRSLGAPVGGFLIATLGWRWAFLGQLPLIIICILVAYYGLPSSLNQSKADSDQDDSRSRASDLDYGGIISLATAILILLFLIQSLSTTDDQPGLPYVLAPAFAIAIAVFVLTEAYWARKPLIPLSLLKCSLGGYCVGQLLLITGRSALSSNMVPYFVRIEKVTDFLASFTYVVTAVGVSVGGLISGAIIKRTKQYKTMTVIAVVSTVLLSILIFIRYRDGCYTWELIYLFPSGLSNGILFSTQFIGMSLAAPKERLATSIGIYYLSQQLGFIVGPAASVAVVQRLFAHRLSESLEGLEEKQCIGKVINDLRYSESLPERLQSIVRSSYLYGFQFVPLLGTVSTLILLPIVLLQKERRIE
- a CDS encoding uncharacterized protein (beta-glucosidase-related glycosidases), whose translation is MRFVSLAVGAALLGAAGASSISSNVGLLKANGVALGNWEAAYEKASAFVSGLTTDQKLALITGSNVESANGNFTPLYFLDGDMGLQDFYYVSAFSLSSALAMTWDRDAIYEQAKAVGSEFYNKGVQVVAGPTSQPLGRTPWGGRGVEGFGPDPYLNGLATGLTTKGYVDAGVIPGGKHFLLYEQETNRTSSFGSSGEGSPYSSNADDKTIHETYLWPFYDAVKNGAGAVMCAMTKVNGTMACENSDLLMKMLKTELGFPGMVWPDMNGQNSAKGSALGGEDYGSSSIWSTSTMESFLSNGTLSEARLNDMAIRNLIGYYYVNLDNGRQPTRQTTDVYVDVRANHSKLIRENGAKSMALLKNEGVLPLSKPHVMSIFGAHAGPIMGGPNSNVDVMGSGPTYQGHLATGSGSGMASMPYLITPYDALTNKAAQDGTVLRWVLNDTYSSGGGSSLVPSSTSSTAVEPSFENFATGSDICLVFINALAGEGADRTELYNADQDAMVNTVADNCNNTVAVVNTVGPRLLDQWIEHDNVTAVLYGSLLGQESGNSIVDLLYGDVNPSGRLVHTIAKNESDYNVGLCYTAQCNFTEGVYLDYRYFDAHNITPRYPFGHGLSYTTFHYSSLAIKAPSSITKAPKGNLTVGGPSDLWDVVGTVSARIANNGTLSGAEVPQLYLGFPDSADQPVRQLRGFDRVELSAGQEAVVTFNLRRRDISYWNLKTQQWMVAGGKYTVFVGGSSRDLRLNGTFFLWVGS
- a CDS encoding glycoside hydrolase family 115 protein (predicted protein); the protein is MKLIWPTSLLFTALVAAEPYLLFSSGTSEYQLASNTTAPAVWVAQNEPVGVLRAAHDLANDFGRVLGVNGTVNVFDTDISESPGKAVIITGTVGQSTPIDQLVSDGKLDVSLIEGKWESYVSRIVENPFPNVTWSLVVAGSDRRGTIYGLYDISEQMGVSPWYWWADVPVKTKTGIWVAPEGTFQKSPSVKYRGFFINDESPALSGWVAENFGTKFNSAFYRHIFELCLRLKGNYLWPAMWGKMFYVDDVDNGQLAHEYGIIMGTSHHEPMARSEQEQKTYLDGEWNWNENQANITTFFQQGIDRAKHWDTIWTMGMRGEGDVASPTLTAADLEELIHAQQKLLVESFNASDPASIPQTWVLYKEVSDYYAAGMEVPESVTLLWTDDNSGNLIRVPIANETSRVAGAGVYYHFDYVGSPRSYKWINSIQLVKTWEQMHLAYQKSARQIWIANVGDIKGLEVPLTHFMDMAYDMDRFTSTDSTTKWLKRWAAREFNERIADRTADILNHYGTLVARRKYELLSQLPFAFSTIYYDEAEANLAQWESLLAQTQSVYSSLDQATRTPFFEMFLHPVLAGKTVVDLYTKTAFNALYHQQGRISTNRLAQKVHDLFTEDSAITERYHGVKGGKWRPVMDQVHIGYSSWDDPVDNTNVMPALSYIAAPQGAGGIGIAVQGSAASYPEQKTLRLLSMDPYMPPSESRYIDIFARKNTTVTYSISSNTSYVTVSNASGSVSASSNISDVRSTITVDWASAEPGLSHTELQVRAGDGFTAALVLPVNNTFVPTNFTGFVESNGVISIEASHYTSAETKSNVSYVEIPHYGRTLSAVMPWPVTMGTQHPNTGPALRYSLYTTTASPSARLIISLGASHNHDPTRLIKFAYSLDGSVPVTVRPVSTVPPYKEGQAWQQAVIENGWTSVIELPGEVGTGEHELSLWLLEPGVVLQKIVLDMGGYQDSALGSPERAVVTEADVLRAEVVEEGSDISPLSRVWRLPSSHDL